A section of the Bacteroidota bacterium genome encodes:
- a CDS encoding TlpA family protein disulfide reductase, whose product MKKIYLLFIFSLSVFLKSFSQEANPKIIFYEDTTKFSSLEEVLNLPELKNKVVYFDLWGTRCIPCLEEFKHMKSLKEHYKNKAVAFVYLKSPYGFDDSKEWKELVNKNNLEGLHISMSINFYTHNFWIKYQEKYTEERQYAIPTYLIANRKGVIVNFDASRPSKPEKLIKEIDKEL is encoded by the coding sequence ATGAAAAAAATATATCTTTTGTTTATTTTTTCCCTATCAGTTTTCTTGAAATCTTTTTCTCAGGAAGCTAATCCAAAAATTATTTTCTATGAAGACACTACAAAGTTCAGCAGCCTGGAGGAAGTTCTTAATCTGCCGGAATTAAAAAACAAAGTGGTTTATTTTGACCTTTGGGGAACAAGATGCATTCCTTGCCTTGAAGAGTTCAAACATATGAAATCACTCAAAGAACATTATAAAAACAAAGCTGTCGCTTTTGTGTATTTAAAATCTCCCTATGGCTTTGATGATTCCAAAGAATGGAAAGAACTAGTAAATAAGAATAACCTAGAGGGTTTACACATTTCGATGTCTATAAATTTCTATACTCATAACTTTTGGATAAAATACCAGGAAAAGTATACCGAAGAAAGACAATATGCTATTCCTACTTATCTTATTGCAAACAGAAAAGGGGTGATCGTCAACTTCGATGCATCAAGGCCAAGTAAACCAGAAAAGCTCATTAAGGAAATTGATAAAGAATTGTAA